The following is a genomic window from Parus major isolate Abel chromosome 14, Parus_major1.1, whole genome shotgun sequence.
ATTGACATAGAAGGTCTCTTTGAACCCTACACGACTCTCTTATTTTACCATCTGTGAGTTTGCTCTCCGTGCCGCTGATGGGGCGCCCGGCTGCCGGTGGTGCCGGTGGTGGGAACGCCGCCCGGAGCCAAATTTATCGCTGAGCAGAAGAAAGCAGCCCGTGTTTGAAGGGAGGTGGCGGGAAGGGAAAGTGGCACAACTTCTGTCCTCCTGCCTTTGTCCTCGGCCCTTCTGCTGGTGGCTCACCAGGCTGGCGATGCCGCGGTGTGAGGAGAGAAGAGACCCAAGGAGAGGGCTCCAGCGGTGGGGAAGCCACTCGCTCATCTGCAATTCGAGGTGTCTGGAGAGGTCCCGGACAGAATAAGCTCCTTTATTAACCATGAATTTTGGGAGAGTTGCCGAACTGTGAGCCAATGGAGTTTGCTCGTCTCGGTTCCAGCCGTTGGGATCTGGCCACTGTCCCTGGTCTCCATTGCAAGATGGGTCAGGCAGCGGCGGCAGCGACACTGGGAAACATGGAGGGCAGCggcagcaggggaggaaggCTCCCCCCAGCATCCTGCGGCGCTGCTGGCCCTCGCCCCCTCCTCCGGCACACCCTGGCGTCCCAGCCTCGGGCTTTGATCTCATCCGGGGGGGCTCCATTCACGAGTCTTTCATTGCAGCCTTTGGAAATATCCGTCCTCAGAAGTCGCCAGTAATGAGATGGGGAGACGATGAGCAATTTAGGCGCCGTTCTTTCTCGCTTGCGTTTTTATCTCCATatccccctccctttttttttccccccttttttttttcttttttttttttttttttttttttttgcaaagacaCTTCTGGAGCGGTGCCGACTTTGTATGGGATCACCGCACCACCCCGGACCTGCCGGGGGGGCAGGAATATGGGGCTCGTGCCTCTCAGCCGGGGGCCTTTGATGAAGCTGCTTTGCGAAATTTGATTTGAAAGGCCTACGATGGCAATTTGGGGAGAATGGTGGAGCATTTCTCCACCCGCCTCTCTTTGTCTCCCACCCGAAGGGGGGTTTCATTGTGGGTGCCGGGGCTCGGGGGTCGGGGCGGTGGCATGGGTGGGGTGGGGCGGCGGAGGGACCGCGGCGCGGAGAACAATAAGCGGGAGATGGGGAGAGTTGGGATTCTCACCTGCCCGGGCGTTCGCAGTCCGCCATGACGGGAGCAGCCGCCCTGCTTGCTGCCGGCCgcagcactttttttccccagactcTTGAACCTATTTCCCTTTCTTGGCAAGTGCGTGGCTGGAAGATGGGAATCTTTACTTTATATTGCAGCTTGGGCTTCCCAGCCTGATTGGCTGCAGCCAGGACCAAATGCTGGTCCTTCCATCCCATCGTCACTATGGCAACCGGCCCCGTTAGGCACCACCGATTTACTTATAATTGCTGGGTAAATAGTCAAGACAGGCCGCTTTCATCCCGCACCCAGAGATTgctcttcctcatctcctttttttccctacttttttttttttcttggaggaaGAAGCCCTGAAGAGCAGCAACACTTAAGGAAACTCTTTGAAGGCTGTTGCAGAAAGCGGTGCCTCCCTTGGTCAGCCTTTCCCATCGCTCCCGCTGCACAATGCCAAAGCTTTCCCGCACCATCACGGCTCATCGCCGTCAACCCTCGTCATCCTCGTCCTCCAGGAGCGGTTCTGGGTGCAGACACACGATGCCCTACCAgccatttcttctgtttcccatGGGGATTCCACACTGGTTCATCCCAGGAGCCAGGATGGGGCCAAACCATGCTCCGTGacctcttccctccttccccactgctgccATTTGTGATTCCTGTTCACAGCACTGGGGTTTTCTACCAGGGAACTGGCACTGCCTGGATCAGCCATCCCTTTTCCTGGCTTCGTGGTGCTGGCTGGAATGGGGAACTGGTACCTCTGGCCATGCTCATCCCTGGAGCCCAGGATGCTTCCTACcttcctgctgagctgctctgagccaggtCTGTGAGGCCCAGAGCCTCCCACTCGTCTGGAGGGTGTTAACGATGATGGACAGAGCTCAGGGATGGACATCAGTCCTGTGATGTGGACACGTTCATGGCTGAGTAGGTCCTGCAGGAGGGAACGTGGTCCTGGCTCCATCCTCGTGGTCCAGGGATGGATGTGGCAGCAAGAGAGCAGCaaacagcccagcccagccctgctggaacaCTGGATCTTCAATGTGCTTCTGTTCCCTTGGGTCATTACTGGCACCAAACAGCAGTTCCAAgaaaatggggggaaaaggggTCTTAGGGAGAATCTAAAGGCTGAAGAGATCTGGGAAAAATGGACAGCAAGGCATGAGATGAACGGCTGGGTTTGAGGGAAAGGAGGCCAAGGTCAtcttctcatttccttctcaAAGCAATCCAGAGAGTCCTtcagggcagctgcaggaggagcactAGGAGACTGCCCAAGCTCATTATTTTGGTGGGACAACTGGGGGGTTCCCaccctggggagcagagatgaGACAAAGGTGACCACAGATGTCAACACAAACCCAGCTGAGAAGAGAGCAGAAAGGAGCCATGGAGCAGCAGGTGTGTCCAGGGctcctgaaggagctgggggtgaaCCAGCTGATCCCCAGACAGATCCTACCTACCCACTGCCAGAAAGAGTTGTCTGGAGCCTGGCAGATGTGATAATGAATTtccttttcacatttcacaGGGAGGGCCTGGAAAGGACAAGTCGCTGACCCCAACAGCAGTACGAGAAACACTCCTGGAAATGGGATTTGTGGCCATCAGAGTAAATACCCTCCACCTGAGACTAGGGTGATTGTAAAGGGAATGctgtcccctgggagcagcagcaatgaaTGATGCCCACAATAAAGCTCCCATGGGCGTGCAAAGGGCTGGTTACAATGTGGTCACCAAAGGCTTCCAgagaaggggaggagaaggggctggttggtgcctggagcagctgctgcaaacactgctgctcccagtgctgggcaAAGAGCCCACCTGGGGCCAGGGCAAGCAAAGGGAGGCACCAAGGGTGGGTTCTCCCCATCCACGCTCAGCAGCAGCCGGTTCAGGGTGGCCGGGAAGGCTCAGCTCAAACATTCCAGCCCCGATGCAGCGGGCACTGCATCCCCCAGTGCAGTGAGTGCACACCATGCAGCCACACTAAGGAcggtgtcccagccccagctgtgtcctgggccgggagctggctgctccaggctctgccgGGCACGGGGGGCAGGTTTGGGACTCGGGGATGGGACTCTGGGCACAGCTCGGGGACTGATCcggctcctgctctgctcctgcctggggctgttctGCTGCTCGTGCTTTCTCTGTCTGTCAAAGGCAGCGTCTCTGTGAAGTGCTCTGGGGTTTGGCTCGGGGGGACCGCTCCCTTGGCTCTGAGGATGAGTTGGTACCTCCCGGGTACCTGCAGGGCCCCAGCCAGGGGAGCTCCCACCTGCGCGGAGCCCTCCGAGCATCCTCCAGCGGTTCCCATGGAAACTCCCGGCTCTGAGCCAGCACTTTTAGCCACACGCCATCACGGCTTCAGCCACACACACCCTCTGCCACCTCCCTTGCCAGGGTCTTccaccctcccctgccacagaGGAGCCACTGCCTTGCTCCCCGCTGCAGAGAGTGGCTCCACAAGCTCCTCCAACAAAGTATCTTTCCCAGAGCCCTACAAAGGTCTTAATTCACCTTGTTCTTCGGCATATCATGcagaagacagggaaaaaacctccaaacaatAAAAGGTgacacagaattaaaagaagGGAGCTCAGCAGGACAAGTGGGTCTGGGTATGAGTGATTTGTACTTTCAGCTCTGCACATCCCAGGACCACCTGGCCAAGTGGAAATCCACTAGCCTAGTGCCTGCATCCAAGGAGATTTCCCTCCGGTTTTGGTGCTGGAACACAGGTTCCACACTTGAAAACATTAGTGGAGAActgctgtgaaaagaaaaagccacagcTAATGACTTCTAGAGGAAAAGCCTTGTGGCAAGACTTGAAGCTCAATAGACCAAGAGGATAAAGTGTGTGAGGataaagaggagaaaatctCACATGTGGCATAGTCAtgcactgggagcagagcaTGACAAGGCTccattcccagagctggagcaagGCAGCTTAAAATTAAGAGTAAAGACTTTCCTCCCCTTGAAACCTTCCAATTCTATACATGACTTTTAGGGGGAAGGATTTAACCAAGCTCAGGTCCTTGACCAGCCTCAAAAGTCAAGAGACAGCATCCTAAGGAAAAGAATGAGCACAGTTatgggctgtgggagcagagtcACCTCACATCCAGCTGGGCAGGTGAGACTCATCTGGGAAAGTCCATCTGAGTCCCACAACACATTCAGGAGGTGTCTGTTAAGGAATTTAAAGGGCTTTCAAGGAAATTGAAATGCCTTGGAATGTGTGAGTAGTCTCCATGGGAATAAATACCTGgctcaaacacaaaaatcctgGCCCCATCCATGCCTGGAGCACTGTCAGAGAAATCCCCTTCCCCCTAGCATGTTCCATGCTATTTGCTCCCTCCACCTCATTTCACCTCTGCTTGGGGAACACATCCCTGGGGGCACCAGGGCACAAGGATCTTGTCAGAGCAGCCACATCCCTGGGTACCCAGAGGCCCtgtgagcagagccctgctcccatCTCAGAAATGCCATTTGCTGTGTTTGAGTGCTCTGGCTGGCCTGAACCAGCACCATTTCCACGTTACCATGGCAATGGCTGCCTGGAAAATGTGTGCAAAGgatgcacagagcagcagagtccAGCCAGGCAAAGGCCTCTGTGGCCAGTCTGGAGCTGGCAAGGCCACTCCtctcagctcttcctcctgcagccaagGAGCCCAACCTGAGCCCACAGTGTGTGGCAGGAGAGGGGAATGCAGGGACTCCACCTGCCTGCCCCTGTTCTGTGTGTCCATCTCCCCACGTCCAGTGTCCCCAGTCCAGCtcagcccacagctgcaggaacacGGCAGGGAGCTTTTGGCAACTCATTTGCATATGTAGATTtcattaggtttttttttttttctttttctttcttatgacTCCTTACTGTAACAACTAAGCCCCCGTGTCCCTCTCCACCTCTCACTCAGGCTCAATCAGCCCCAGACTGGTCTCACCCTACAGTCCTCCAGGGCCCTGCCACCATCAGgccaccagctctgccatgcCATGTCCCACCTCAtcccctccagggctggggcagctggcCAGGACCAGCAGTGTGTCAGGAACCAGCCAGTGGTCACTCATGGAGAGCCACCAGGGCCTTCTGCCACCCACAGCCAGCCAGCACCCGAGGCTGAcagccccagggatgctcaCACAGAGCCAGGGTGTTTGCTGCTCCACCTCACTGGGCTCTGGGTGATCCAGCACGTGGCCAATGACTCCATCCTGCCACCTCTGCCTGCAGACACCTACCCTAGAGGTGATGGTTTGGTGCAGGAGACATTTCCTTGGGTGGgtgggagaagagagggaaCAGCACATGGCTGCAGGAGGATCTCAGGCCAGAGGGTGGCTGTCCTTACAGCcacaggagagggagggaacagagctgctggaccccctcccctcctgcccttcccctccagccagcacctgggagctgctcttccTCAGACCACGGCTCACCCCCTCCTCTCTGGCTGCTTTGCAGGGAGGAACTGCAGcacagaagctgcagcacagaacagcGAGCTTGGGAGGACCTCTGGAGGTCTCAGCCCAggctcctgctctgagcagggctggctgcaagGCTCCAGTGGGTCACTCAGGGCCTCACCCCGACCTTCTGAAAACCTCCCCTCTCCAGACCCTGTCCCAGGACTGCACCACCCTCCTGTGAAGTTTTTTCTCAAGTCCAGCCAGTGCTTCCCCCATCACCACCCATGGTCTCCTGTCCTTCCCTCTGCATTGAGCTTGGCTCCATCCTGATTCCCAAAATCCAGAATGATTTGTCACTCATGGGCAGAGCCACCAGGATATTTGCTGCCATTTGCTCATCCCCAGAGCAAATTCCAGGGAGAGAGCAAAGCTGTGGGGGTGAGCACAGCACATACAACAGCCTGAGCATCCCAGACCAGCTGTCTGGAAGGAATTGAGTCCTGTGGATCTGCAAACACACACTGCAGTGATCCTTGAAAAGTTTGCCAAAATTGTCCAAGTGAGTTTTTAAATCTCATGTCTCCTTGGTTAATGCCATAGGATGGGGGATggtgggctgggatggggataAATGGGACTTTCAGGCTACATTTTGGTCTGTGCTGACACCAAGCTTGGGCTGATTCACAGCACTCCTAAAAGCCACAACAACAGATTTCAAACCAAGAGCCCCCAAGCCAGGAGGGAAAGGCAGGTTTACCTATGAGACAAGCAGGAAAGGATATGTTGCTTTTGCTATTTCTTCCCAAATATCCCTTTTGTTTGAATACAAAGGGCTTGCTGGGAATTTACaaggaaaatctgtttaattAATGAAGGTAAACAggtaagaaaatgttttttggggagcagagccctAATCTCAAGCTGGTTTTTGGATCAGTGACTGTGACTTGCTGGGAATAACAAGTGAGACAGGCAAAATTCAAACATTGCTCCAAGACACCAGCAAACACCAGAATTCAGAACCAAGTCCCAAAGGGCAGGATTAGTCCAGCCACCCCACCCAAGGCCTTTCCTGCTTGGATGCTTTCCCCAATTaacctttttctctgctttattacTTGCAGTGTTTGGTTTGGGGATGATTCCCTACCAGTTGTTCCTCCACAACTGGAACATGGGCCCAAATTTCATGTTCCAAGGGGCAGTTTCATTATTTGTGGCTCGCTGGGATTATTAAAGAGAGTGGCATGTTTGTGGTACCTGAGGAATGAATTAAACAGGAATCCCTCAGTCCTGGATTGACCATCTCAGTTCCCAGTGCTGGTGGCAGATACAGCACAcctgcctctcccagcctctCATTCATCATCCTTTCACTGCTGTCTTGATGATTTTTCACCATTCCCCTTTCCAAGCACTGCTATCCCAGCCTGGTCTAACGCTGCCAGATCCAAGGTGACCCTGGGAGGGCTCTCTGGCAGTGTGTTGGGGGCTGACACATCCTtgccagctgccagcctggTGTTGGATCCTCTGGACACTCCACGTGCCTGTGCCTGGCtctgggccagcagcaggggaCTGGGGACCTTTGAGAAGCctgaggcagtgctggggtcTGAGCTGTGCTCGGCAGCCAGGCTCTTCCCTCCGCCAGGGCAGGATTTGCATCTTCAAGCTGACAGCACCCTACCTGCACCCCTGACTTTGTGGCATCTGTGGCTTTCTGGGAACACATTGTCACAGCAAACTACCAGTTCCTCTGATCCCCCTGTAAGGACAGCAAAGGAACCATTTTCTTCCAGACAGAGCCCACCTAAACAGGGAAAAACCATCCCTCAAGCTTCACCAaactctccagctgcagccagcgCTGTGAAAGCAGAACAGGTCTAACACTGGGCCCTGGGCTGTTCCTCCACCTCCTCAAGGTAACCTGGCTGGGAGGTTTGTAGCCCAAAGTACCCCAAATACTGCACAGGGGCTCCTTCCCCACCTAGAGATGtttgctgctgtgcccagcagcgCTGTGTGCCCCAACTCTGCTTCCCCTGAGGCTGCAGAACCTCAGTCCACAGTTTGCAGCTTCCCTCAAGGCAGCAGAGTAATCCATGAGAGTCCATCTCTGGGCCACATCCAACAGGGCTGTAAGGAAAGCAGCAAGGGGAAGGGTCATCTGCAGAGGCAGGATGACAGAAAGTCAGGATTCACCACATCCCAATAGATTCCCCCAGAGAACCTCCTGCAGTTTCAGCTGTGCTCATGCAGTGCCCCTCTTAGAACCCTCAcccccagcaggacaggagctCTCCCCCAaaagctcctgctgcctcttaTCACCCACCAAGCCCTCCCAGATCCTGCAGATGCCcagtgagcagctctggagagcagtCAGGGTCCAGGCTGGACAGTTCCAGCCATGGGAGGACACCCAAGCAGAGCCTCAACTCCACAGAACCAAAACCCCCCGgccctgggacagagcagcagctgctcattGTCCCCTCAGccacttccagcagctccctcgGAGCTCTGAGGCACCCGGGGacccctgcagggctgggcaggatcCAGGCAGGCGCCGGCCGGGCTCGGGAGGCCGGGCAGGAGGCCGGGCACgttccagagctgtgcaggggggccaggacagagccaggggctgaagctttgctgggagctgcattAAAATGCATGAGCTGCGCTGGCCCTAATGATGAGCAGAGCTGTCAAACAAGGAGCTTGTCCCAGCTAATTATCTCTAACGAGGGCAGAGTGTCAGggtcccagaggagctgggcagcagcttccCACTCAGCTCAGttgcagcagagagagaagataaCCAAATGTCATTGTGCTGGCCTAGCTGCACGATCATTAATTAGGCAAATATGACCTTCTGTGCCAGTTTGCTCTTGAGAACCTGGACTTGCTGGGGATGGAACACACAGGCAGGCTGGAAACATCCCAGCTTCTGCCACCCAGCCTGTTCCCCCTGTGCCCCTGCAAgaacagcacagccctgtcagccagccccaccagcctgtgccaggctcCTCTGCAGGCTCCAATACCCCTCACGAGGACTCCAGCCCCTTCTCTGTCCtaaagagcagcagggaagtcTGGTTTCcatgaaatgctgctgtttaGATCCCACTCAACTCTACCACCTCTCACCCAACCCCCAGCACGGCCCTGCCGAGGCTCTGTGCTCACCCAGCGTCTGCTTCTGCACCACTTCTCCCCAAACCCTCAGGGCACTGGCAATCTCCACTCCCCCACGGTCCTTCTCCATTCCAGTGCAGAGGGGCTGAGCCACATCCTGTTCTACAAGCCCAGTTTCTCTCTCATCAGTCCTGTGGCTCACAAACCAAGGCAGGGCACTAGCCCTGATGTGCCAGAGAGGGGGAAGCCCAAGACAGGGGTAAGGCAGTGTCTCTTCCAGGAGCAAAGAATGATCCAGAGAGATGACCCACACAAGGTTCAGCCTGCAGGCTCTGTGCTTGTCCCTCACCTCAGAGCTGAGAGGAAAGGGCAGAGGCTGATTTTGATCCACCCAGAAACACTGTGCCACCACAAAGCTTCCAGACAACACCAGGGACTCCCAGTGCTGTTCATCAGCCTGTAATTATGGCAAGTGCTTTGCAGTCCCTTGTTGCCAGACAGCAGCAAAGACCTCAACACCCAATTCAACTCCATTTTTACCAACATACAAGAAACAGGGCTGTAACCCAGGGGGTagtgagctgtgctggggagctcAGCCCCACCTGAGGGATTTGGGGTCACACTTTAGGGGCTGGATGAAGCTGGGGTTTGATCTAAGTTGTGTCTCACAGTCCCTGGTAACAACACACTCACAAGATAAGTATCAGAGAGAAGTTTACTGCTATTAATACCAAAATGTGTATTTCCTATCACAGGGGGGCTCTCAACAGCAGCCAACTGCTTGCACAGGCAGGAGATCCACAGTGAGTCAGTCTGACAAGAACTCTCAGAGCCACAGCATAGAAACTCTTTCCTCAGCCCACAGGAACAGGTCCTCACTGAATTTAGGCTGTCATGACACTTCAGGAGTGTGGTTTTCATGTGGCCCCTTCCCCACCAGTGTGGttcaggcagcagagcccctgAACCCCAGTGCTTTGTCTGCAGCAGGGATTTTGCTCCCAAGGTTTCTCTCCTTCTACTGCTTCTGCACTGCCTGTTGCTGTTCTTTCAGCTGGCTGACAAGCTCTTCAGCATACACCTTGAAGAGAGGGACAGGATCCTGCAACAAAGCAGAGGACAAACCACATGAGAAGAGTGaacctgagcagcagcaaggagaagtGCAGTGGGGAGCCCAGGGACTGCTGGCACCTGAAACCAGAGGAAGATGAGACTGGGTTTTTATTCTGGGGCTGAACAAGGCAACCTGTtgtgcctcagctgctgctcagctctgtaaCCCTCCCTCAGAGAGGGCAGGAACCTGTGTGGGGCATTCAGCAGCTCCCCCAGTTCTGAGAGCAGATGAGAATCATCAGTAGCTCCCCAAGgatcctttccttcccttccctcctcacGTTGCCTGCCACCAGTGTGTACTGGAGCAGGTGGGTGAACACACCCCATGACGAAGGTGAATGTGCAGCCACaacagctcagtgctgagcaCTGCCTCAGGAACTCACCTGTTTTTCCAGGAGCCTCTGCTTTTCTATGGCTTCTTCCAAACTCAAGCCAACCCATTCAGCCTCCTCTTCTGGGATCACAAATTCCTGTGATAAAAGAAGGAGAAGGTAGCACAGTCTTTGCAGGTAGCCAAGATGCAAATCCTCTCTATGCCCAGGACACAAATGTGatccacagaaacatttctatgGGCAAATCTTAGAGCCGTGTTCCCTCATTTCTAACAACCAAGGTCcccttctcttctctctttttagCAGGGGTCCTGCTCTCTGATCACCTGTGTCTGCTCCTGCAATTCTTTTATGCAGTTCTGGGGCCGTTTCTCAGCACAACTCCGTGGACTCTGggtgctggttttgttttcatgctggCAACCACCACCAGCTGCACAAAACTGAACATGGGCACTCCGGGCTCCTCCCTCCAGGGGCAGCACAAATTCTTACTGTTTTATACTGCAGACTCTCACTGACCTCAATCACAgcaaaaatactgctttttgtGTCCCTGAATGATGAGTACAAAAATTAGGAGCCTGCAGAGAtgttgtttatattttcttgtcCCTCAGCACAAGAGCACCAACACCAGTGCCAGGTGACCATCCAAGCAGTGAacagcaggacagggactgCAGGCCAGGAACCCACCTTGTACTTGTCATAGATGGCCTCTCTCCTGGCTGGATCATCGGGATGCAGCTTGGGATCCCGCCGGGCCAGGCGCAGCAGCATCGTCCGCTTCAAATCCATCCCGAGCTTGGAGCACAAGTCAACCCTGGGAGTCTGCACAAAGGGAGCCTGGAGTCAGGCTGCACCAAGGGACCAGCAGCCAGGGAACACAGGAGTCTCCCAGCACACTGACAGCTTATCCACACACAGCAGAGGCTCTCAAAACACTTGTTGTGAAAGGGGAAAGATCTATTGGATTTGTTCTGGAGACAGATCTGAGTTTCAATATCAAGGGCACCAGTCAAGAGGGTATTAAAGGCTGGAGCATTAGAGCTGTGCTAAAACATTAACAGTAGCAGTTGTTCAGACTGGAGGAGAGAACAttgagggcagagctcagcaggggctgcagctcctcccgagggGCAGCTCCGGTCTCTGGgactgggacaggagcagggaacggctggagctgggccagggcaggctcaggctgcagatcagggaaaggttcttcccccagaggtgctggcactgcccagggagtGGGtacagccccgaggctgccagagctccaggagtgtttggacactgctcaggcacagggtggggttgttggggtgcctgtgcagggccagaggttggactggatgatccctgtgggtctgTTCCAACTTGGGATTTTCTGTGCCAGAATTCTGTGGCTCCCGGCCCGTCAGCCCATGGGTGAGGGCAGCGTGGGCTCAGCCGCGCCCGGCCGGAGCCCCGGCGGGTGCGGTACCTTGAGGATGTAGAAGTCGAAGCCGAAGGCGGCGTCGATGAGGTCGAGCGTGCGCATGGTGACGGTGATGGTCAGCGTGGCGTCCAGGATCTCGCTGTAGAACTGCCGCTTGAGCAGCTGCGGCTTCCACGTCTTGGGCAGCCTGGTGGAGAGCTGGGCACGGCGCGGCCGTCAGGGGCTGTCCCGGGGGGAggccccgctgcccccggcCCGGGCCCGGGGAAGGCCGCGGCGCTCACCTTGTCGTTCTGCGCGTAGCGGAAGCCGCGGATCCATCCCTCGCCGCCCCAGAGCCCCTCGTCGGCGGCGGGCGGGAAGTACACGGGCACCGGCACGTCCTGCACGCGCTCGCGCTCCCCGGTGCGCGGGTTCCGCCGGTAGCGCAGGCCGTGCGGTTCCCAGTGCACGGGGGTGGGCGGCGTGTCGTCCTGCAGCGAGGCCAGGTAGTGCTGCGGCAGCCGGGCGCAGATGCCCTCCCGCATCCGCATGGCGGCCCAGAGGCGCGGCGGGAAGCGGTGCAGCGGCATCGCCCCGACCCCGCGTCCCCCGACCCGGTCTGGGCCCCGCCGCCGCTTCCGCCCCGCGCGGCCCTGAACGGAGCCGCAGCCACCGCTCATTGGCTGGCACCAACAGAGCACGACGGTGGCCGGGATGGGCCGCGCAGCGCCCGCGTTTCGTCCCCAGCAAGCACGGAAGGCGCTGGAGCGCGGTCCCGGCTCCGCCCGGCGGGGCCCAGAGCGGAGCGGGGATGGGCAGGGACGGAACCGCTGCAATTCCACCTCAATGGACTCGGGGgaacggctggagctgggctcaggctggagaacAGGGcaggttcttcccccagaggtgctggcattgcccaggctccccagggaatgggcacggccccgaggctgccagagctccagggatccCCAGGGATGCCCAAGGATGCCCAGGGATCCCCAGGGATGCCCAAGGATGCCCAGGGATCCCCAGGGATGCCCAAGGATGCCCAGGGATACCCAGAGATacccagggatgcccagggatgcccaggaTGGGGTTGTTGGAGTGGATTttccttgtgggtcccttcccactgaGGACATTCACTCATCCTGTGCAGAAGAACTTCACACggagggtggcagagccctggaacagctgcccagggaaggatCTCCCTCTCTGGGGACATCCCAAATGCCACCCGGACAcactcctgtgtcccctgctccaGGTGGCCCTGCCTGGGCAAGGGGGGTGGATGAGATGAGGTCCCTTCAAGCCCTGTGCTTGTGTGACTGCAGCCACCAGGCGTCTGCCCGCAAATACCGTCAcctttattaaattataaaaccGTAAGCTTTAAAATTTACCGTATAAAATAATCACAGGTattaacagcaaagaaaaaaaataacctttttttttccccccccagaCACAGGAATTTGCTCAGATTTTACCCAAAATAATTAACCCTCCCTCCTGCAGGCACAAGGCCAGGTCAGCAGGGAGGGGGTAAAGCAAAAATTAACGatcaaacacaaaataaacaatcaCGTTCGCGGGATTTCTTgccccaaagcttctcctgcttccagcaTGGAAATCCCTGAAGGGAAAGGCCAGATGAGGAATTATTGCTTTCTATGATAACCAGCAATACCCGGCCACATCAGTGGCATCAGGTCACACTGGTGGCACCCGGGTCACACTAGCAGTACCCAGGTCACACTGGGGGCGCCTGGGCCACCCTGGTGGCACCCAGGTCACACTGGGGGCACCTGGGCCACCCTGGTGGCACCCACGTCACACTGGCAGCAGTCAAGTCACACTGGTGGCACCTGAGtcacaccagcagcacctgggtCACACTGGAAGCACTCAGGCCACGTCGGCAGTACCCAGGTTACAGTGGCACCCAAGTCACACTGGCAGCAGTCAGGTCACACTGGTGTCACCCAGGTCACACTGGCAGCACCTGGGTCACACTGGCAGCACCTGGGTCACACT
Proteins encoded in this region:
- the MRPL28 gene encoding 39S ribosomal protein L28, mitochondrial; amino-acid sequence: MPLHRFPPRLWAAMRMREGICARLPQHYLASLQDDTPPTPVHWEPHGLRYRRNPRTGERERVQDVPVPVYFPPAADEGLWGGEGWIRGFRYAQNDKLSTRLPKTWKPQLLKRQFYSEILDATLTITVTMRTLDLIDAAFGFDFYILKTPRVDLCSKLGMDLKRTMLLRLARRDPKLHPDDPARREAIYDKYKEFVIPEEEAEWVGLSLEEAIEKQRLLEKQDPVPLFKVYAEELVSQLKEQQQAVQKQ